In Carassius auratus strain Wakin unplaced genomic scaffold, ASM336829v1 scaf_tig00034347, whole genome shotgun sequence, the sequence AATGCTTTTCAAATGTACCTTTCAAACATTCGGgattaataactttatttatcaaattaaaatcgcatattaaaataatttctgaaggattatgtggcagtaaaaactgaagtaatggctgcaaaattcagctttaaattcCGTAACTGGaataattcaaatttttattgtaataatatttctcgatattattttatttatctgtcccccagtttcacagacaagACTTATCCCATACTAAATTTTAAGTCTAAATTGTTTCAACTGTATAAAACATATAGAAGTGTATGTGCTTCCAGTATCTTTAGTCATGTGACACATGCATGGACAACCAGTCTGTATGTATCTAAGCCTGTGATGTTTGTCTCAACTAGGTCTCAGAAGTGTCTCAAGGAGTCAAACGGCCTCGTGACAGCAGCCCCGTCCCGGGTCCTCCTCAGAAGTCACCTGCTCGTTCTGGAGAGGAGGAGCAGCTGCAGGACTCCAAGATGAGCTCTGCTGAGGACAGTGTGAGGGACAGTGTGAGCGTCAGTGCTCCAGAACCAAACCCTCGCTCACGGAGGAAGTCCTGGAGGAGATCGTCCCGAGGCAGACGCTCCCTGCCGGCCTTCTCCTGCTCCTCACAGCGTCAGTGTCACGGTCACCGGACGTCCTGCTGGAGCTGTTTATGACTGTGCTgactttctcttcttttttctttgtgttttctaGCTCTGTGTGAAACCGTCAGCCTGTCTTTGCCCGATAACGAGAGGCTAGAGATGCTAATTAAAGCTGCCATGCAGGTCTGTAAACTGCACATTATTAAGGAAATTAATTTCAGCTTTGTCATTGTGACCATGAATCCTCTTTCTAGTCTAACCATTCATGTTTCCCTGATTGTTCACAGAGGACAGTGAAAAGGGCCAAAAGTAGTCTGTACACTGTTCCTGGTGTTGATACAGAGACCCTCCAGACTCAAGGTAAGTCCGGGGGTCCCGGCAGAGCCAGGCCTTCAGGTTTTTACTTCTCCTGCAGACGTTTTCGATAACTTCAACACACAGGAATTACCGTTTGAAtgaaaaactgttttctgtttaaatatattttcaaacataattcatttctgtgatcaaagctgaattttcagcatcattcctccagtcttcagtgtcacatgatccttcagaaatcattctgatatgctgatttgctgctcaagaaacttttattattattattattaatgttgaaaacagttgagctgcagaatatttttgtggaaacggatttagtttttttttaattctttgataAACCCAAAGTTAAAAGGTATtgcatttatttcaaaacatagaaacatctttacaaacattataaatgtctttacttacacttgagatcaatttaatgggtccatgctgaataaaagcactgatttattttaaacataatattaataataattatgattaattatctACCTTTTTTGGCCCCTATCCTTCAAACCAATCTGTTTTTCAGAATtacgtttttaataatttataataatttttaatatgatcactttttagtatatattttgtgtaatccaaataaaaaaacacttttgagtggtagtgtatTTAGTGTCGTTTTCAACACATTCTTATACAGTATATTTCCAAACAAACGGTTTCATCTTATCAACAAAAACTCATCTATAAGTGTTCTGCAGTCTTAGCGAAACAAAACAGTCACAGAAAAGGCCCACACTTACTGAATGTTGTCCAAACTATAACTCTACGTTGTGATATTTACATGAATGCTGTTCACTTCCAGTTGAATCTTTGCACGGAGAGTGGGACAGTCTGGCTGAAGACATCAGAAGAGAGACTCTGAGTTCACTTCCAGCTGTTGAGAGGTCCGTCAGTGTTTCAGCATTAGTCCCTCGATCCTGAAGCACTCTCCACTTTAATACATctatctctttccctctctctctctctgtgtgcagtGACCCTGTTGTTAACATGACCACTGCACACATTCAGGAGGACATAGACAGGTAATTCTCTGCTCTCGTCCACCTCAGATAATACAGTGGTCATCTGTTTCATTTTCTGACTGCATCTGACATGTGTAATGGTCTTGTGCTCGTGTAGGTTACAGGCTGAGAGTATGTCATGGGAGTCGCTTCTGAACCAACATCGGAGCAAAGCTGACGAACTAGACAAGTGAGCACAGCTTCATAAACGCACCAGCAGCACACATGGACACTGAAGGACGCTCGGATTCATCCTCTTCTCTGTCCCTTTGCAGATGTGTGGAGCGAGGTGAAGAGAAGGGGCTGCCGCTGGACCCATCGTGCTTTGAAAAGTCCTCACAGAGTCAGCTCATTCTGAACAAACCGGACTACAAGGCGGTGCTCGTGGGACAGCAAAAACTACTCCGAAACATGGAGCTCATGGTGAGACCATGATGCTTTATTATTCACTAAAAGACCGTATATATTCAGACCAGAGAGCCATAGACATCTGACAACATATTCACTAGCCTTGTCACAAAGACATTTGTGGCAGtttttatatttgctataaatgtttatatatatatatatatatatatatattaaatgctatGTGTTCTTTACCATTTTTATGGTAACTATATACCAGAGGGGACCAAACATTGTACTACAAAGGGCCAAAAATACAATTGAGGGCTGTGAGACAAAAGTGTATTTTGCATTATAATGTAACTTGTAACAGTAAATGTTAAATACagctttatttattgatttatttattttgtacgtGATAATGTgccctttttcattttatttgttctgagaaaaaaaatgaagattataatacatttttaccttttatttatgGAAGACACCCACTAAAATGTTATCCGGTGTAAAAATAAACCAAGAaggtttaaaatcatttaaaatataatacaatttagtaTGTTcacttcttatatatatatatatatatatatatatgtgtgtgtgtttgtgtttcgtttttacattaaatatatctgttacactgaatgaccATGGAAcattgatatttgatattttattaaatcagatGTTATTTGAAACTTTTCATATGCTTTCTTTGTAAATAGAATAATTTTTGTAAGTTTAATTTGCAGACACCAAATTGGAACGTCTCATCTTTGACCCAACTATATTAGATTTAATATaggatttaaattattattatttttttaactaataagTAAAGCCAAAAAAGGTAAGCAAtgctaaagcaaaaaaaaaaaggcttaaatgGCATGTTTTAATAACTACTTTCTTGCCaaaatcaaagctcatcacagcCCCTTAGAGCATCTCCTTTATTTACAATACCAGCTTAATGTGTGCTATATACAACAAATAtcctaaaacaaaaatgatacTACTCTTTGgtggcatattttcatttttaaatgtctttacttgtcTTCCTTCACAGATGGACTCACAGTGTTGTGTAATGAGGGAGCTGCTGTCTTTCCGTGAGAAATCACAGCTGCTGCTAAAGGAGACCAGTGCCAGACTAGGTGAGATCCCCAAAGTTTGGgattattatgataaaaaaaataaaaaaaacttaattcattTGTTTTCACCATTGGTGTAcatgtataattataatatgacactattactgtattttgtattaaatagtcttctttcaaaaacataaaatctaattGACTATCAAGACATCAACAACAAACGTGGTGTTTGAAAAATAGCACTAATTATGATGGAAAATCTTATAAAATACAGTTCAGTGGGAGCTGCCTTGATTGTGCTGGTTGCTTTTTATTTAGTCCAGTTTCTTGCATTAAGCGCAGTGTTttactgtctgtttgttttcctcACAGCTGCCAGGGCTGGCTTTCAGAATCTCCCTTCATCTCcagtcaaacagctgataaaaggaGCCATATCTAGTGTTTCCTCTTAGTTTACAGAGCCGTAATGAATCCCATGGGATGCTGAGCTCCCACAGAAAAGTGCTATGGTCTGACAGAGCCATTTCAGTTATGCATTATTACTTTCTACTCTATCATTTATACTTTTTGCTGTATCAAAATACATGGCCTTTTCATATGACCCAATAATTTGGATAGCGAGTATCTAAATTCATGCtaaacatctgtctgtctgtcctagATTTAGTAAGAGGAAAGGCTCAGACTGTGCACATAAAGCCCAAAGATGGACACTAGATGGCAGACTAGTTATTCAGAGCTCTACTTTAACCCGTGCAGTTCTCCGTAGGgcttgtttttcacatttttacagatttcagATTCAAATTAAATTCCTTGACATTTGCTTaaatttttttgtcatgtaaaaaaagaaaagaaaaaacattttgattcagTTTTAAGCCCCCGAATGCTTTTAATCGGTCTTTTAATCTGTCCTGTATGTCTAATGGACTAAGAATGatattcattcatccatcacTGGATATATTTCTCTCTTCTGCCTGAATGGTGAAATTGAATAAACGGTTTGTGCTGGTGTCTTGTTTCCAGCTCAAACATCGCAAGCTTGTATTTACACGCTTTAAGTCATCATTATTAGCTTAAAGAAAAGACACTGGCCTTTGGGCTTTAGTCATGAGCTCTTTGAGGGCCTTTTAGCCGTCTGTTATGTTTGTTCTTGTGCGTCCCGTGACCCCTTCCCCCCTCACTTCCAGCCCTTGTTCTCTATTCAGCGTCACACAGGACTGCTGAGCAAGACACAGGATTCTCCACTTCACATCCGCTCTGTTTATATCACATTTCCATGCCCACAAGACTAAACACCACCTGCTCTGAACTCCCGTGACATAATAGTATCTGTGTTCGCTCTCAATACTTCGTCCACTGTGATCTAAGAAACTGAAGACAGACGTTTTAAACAATCCCAAAATAAAACCTTAAACCGTTTCGATCTCAAGAGCTGGAAAACGAGGTCAGAACGCGGGCTGATTCGACTTGGCTTGTATTTAGTTTTCTCTGTTAATGTAGGGATGGAGGTGGTGTATCAGGAGAGTGGGGTTAAGCGTTCGAAGCACTGGGGGTGGCACCACAAGAGGAATCGATTCTTATTTAGATGAAAATCAGGCTCAGCGCTTGTGGGCCGCATCTGCCTCAAACAGATTTCAGAAGAATACCTATTCACAGACACGAGAGGAAAAACTAGTCTCACGGTGgcaaatacttttaaattaaatgtaaattgatGAAGATTAATGTATGCATGTGATGTAGTAGTTGCCCACATAGATACACTCCCAAAAGTAAAGGTTCGTCATTGGCATCTAcggtttcatgaagaacctttaacagcCTCAGAACCTTTTTCTTCAGACAAAATGTGCTTTTTCATGGAAAAAggttgtttagaaaaaaaaaaaaaacatgtgaaaattTGCTCACAATTTACTTCCCTTCGGGTGCTCATTTGCTCATCAGTGCATCCtctttagtgaatgggtgccgtcagaataaaagttaaaaaaaagttgataaaaacatcacaataaaccacaCATCCATCTAATGtcccaagaagtgaaaagctgtctgtttgtaataaacatatccatcaagatgtttttaatttcaaacccTTTCTTTGGGGTTACAATATGAGTCCTCTCTCCACTTTgggctgaactgttcctttaaatcatGCTTCAAGTATAAGTAAGAGTAATAAGCAGAACAGaatctttattattaaaatacatgtatgCTTTatgcagcagacacacacacacacacacacacacacacacacatatatatatatatatatatatatatataatttttggttCATTTTTACTATGGAGCCACAGGACCGCTTTGTCCATCGTCTTGGAAATGAAAGGAGAAAGATGGAAAAATATAGATTTACAATTGCTCAAATCTGGCTGTGTGAAAGCGACGCTGTGATAAGGAGCTCAGGTTACCGTTTGTTCTCTAATGTTCTTATTCTCACTTCAGATTGATTAGTGTTAGATTGTAGCCGAGAGATGTGCTTGGCGTCAGCATAAACCAGGACCACTTCTGTC encodes:
- the LOC113081419 gene encoding kinetochore-associated protein DSN1 homolog, with product MAELQNGEIEPCEDSSINTRVSEVSQGVKRPRDSSPVPGPPQKSPARSGEEEQLQDSKMSSAEDSVRDSVSVSAPEPNPRSRRKSWRRSSRGRRSLPAFSCSSQPLCETVSLSLPDNERLEMLIKAAMQRTVKRAKSSLYTVPGVDTETLQTQVESLHGEWDSLAEDIRRETLSSLPAVESDPVVNMTTAHIQEDIDRLQAESMSWESLLNQHRSKADELDKCVERGEEKGLPLDPSCFEKSSQSQLILNKPDYKAVLVGQQKLLRNMELMMDSQCCVMRELLSFREKSQLLLKETSARLAARAGFQNLPSSPVKQLIKGAISSVSS